Sequence from the Pirellulales bacterium genome:
GCGAGGCATTGGTTGTCGAGCATGTCACCATTTGGCCGGACGAATACGACGACTGGTCATTGTTCGAGCGGCAGCGCGTCGAAGCGCTTTTGCACTCCGAACCCCAGCAGGCGGCCCAATTGGACTACATTCGGCAACATACTGGTTTCTGCCGGCAAATCACTGTGACGACTGAAGATCTCGATCGCGTCGCATCGGCATAGACCGGCGTCCGCGATCCATCGATGGAATCGCTGAACGAACGACGCTCGGCGACGCATTCAGGCTGGAAAGCCTGATCGATGGATGGGCGCGAACGCGAAATGTCATTATAAAACCTGCACACCCATTCGCGATCCGCCCTCCGATAATGCCGCCACCGATCCAAACGATTCGCGTCGCACTGGCCGAACGTGCCTATTCGATCGCCATCGGCGCCGGCACGCTTGCCGAAGCGGGCCTCATTTTGCGCAAAGTCGCGTCGGCGACGCATGTCGCGCTGATTACCGACGCCCATGTCGAGCGACTTCACGGCCAAACCGTTGCCGATTGTCTCGCCGGTTCCGGGATGCGGGTCAACACGATTGTCGTCGATCCCGGCGAGCAAGCAAAAAGCACCGTGGTTGCCGACTATCTGTGGCGCGAACTGCTCGAGCTCGGCGCCGACCGGAAAACGGTTGTCGTCGCTCTCGGGGGCGGAGTCGTCGGCGATCTGGCAGGATTCGTGGCCGCCACCTACGCCCGCGGCCTCGGTCTGCTGCAAATTCCGACGACGCTGTTGGCCCAGGTCGACAGCTCGGTCGGCGGGAAGGTGGGGATCAACCTGCCCGACGCCAAAAACATGGTCGGAGCTTTTTGGCAACCGATCGGCGTGCTGATCGACATCGATACGCTGGCGACGCTCCCGCGGCGCGAGTATGTGTCCGGATTGGCCGAGGTCGTCAAATACGGCGTCATTCTCGACGCCGATTTTTTCGGCGAACTGGAAACCAACGCGGCCGCGATTTCGGCGCGGCAGTCGGACATGCTGGCGCGGGTGGTCGCGCGCTGCTGCCGGCTCAAGGCCGACGTGGTTGAAGCCGATGAACGGGAAACCGGCTGCGGGCGGCCCGAGTTGAACCGCGCCGTTTTGAATTATGGCCATACGTTCGCCCATGCCCTCGAAACCACGAGCGGCTATGGCCGCTGGCTGCATGGTGAAGCCGTGTCGATCGGCATGATGTGCGCCGCTCGATTGGCCCGGCGGCTTGGGCGCGTGGACGACCGATTTGTCGGCCGGCAGCGCGAGCTGTTGATGGCGCTCGGCCTGCCAGTCGAGACGCCCGACTCGGATGCCGAATTGCTGCTGGCTGCCATGGCGCGCGACAAGAAAAGCGAGCATGGGCAACTGCGATTCGTGCTTCCGGAGCGGCTTGGGAAGGTCGAACTGGTAGGCGGCGTTTCGCCCGACGATGTGCGCAGCGCTCTCCGCGA
This genomic interval carries:
- the aroB gene encoding 3-dehydroquinate synthase, coding for MPPPIQTIRVALAERAYSIAIGAGTLAEAGLILRKVASATHVALITDAHVERLHGQTVADCLAGSGMRVNTIVVDPGEQAKSTVVADYLWRELLELGADRKTVVVALGGGVVGDLAGFVAATYARGLGLLQIPTTLLAQVDSSVGGKVGINLPDAKNMVGAFWQPIGVLIDIDTLATLPRREYVSGLAEVVKYGVILDADFFGELETNAAAISARQSDMLARVVARCCRLKADVVEADERETGCGRPELNRAVLNYGHTFAHALETTSGYGRWLHGEAVSIGMMCAARLARRLGRVDDRFVGRQRELLMALGLPVETPDSDAELLLAAMARDKKSEHGQLRFVLPERLGKVELVGGVSPDDVRSALRD